One genomic region from Paludisphaera rhizosphaerae encodes:
- a CDS encoding MFS transporter, protein MALRGMESESGPRWRTMGRAFANRNYRLFFAGQGVSLVGTWMTRLATSWLIYRLAGGDAPWLLGVVGFAGLAPTFFLGPVAGVFVDRWDRHRVLVVTQILSLLQSAALAGVAFHGGSGSIMIGLVVALSLAQGAINAFDMPARQSLMIEMVGRREDLPSAIALNSSLVNGARLVGPALAGMVIALVGEAWCFAIDAISYVGVVAALLAMRLTPKPRPPATGSVFGRLTEGARYAFGFPPIRALLLLLAQVSFATMPQSVLMPVFVARVLGGGPYTLGLLSASQGCGALAGALYLASRPSVLGLGRVVVGATLVLSLGLLGFSQSSSVWLSAVLIAAVGAGMMAHMAATNTLIQTMVDEDKRGRVMGFYGMAFQGVAPFGSLLGGWLAGRYGSRPVVLGAGLVVMAGGLTFATQLPRLRRHARPLYKKLGILPSDRPDEVAAVMASPPALRETA, encoded by the coding sequence ATGGCGTTGAGGGGCATGGAGTCCGAGAGTGGCCCGCGGTGGAGGACGATGGGCCGGGCGTTCGCGAACCGGAACTACCGGCTCTTCTTCGCCGGCCAGGGCGTATCGTTGGTCGGCACCTGGATGACCCGCCTGGCGACGAGTTGGCTGATCTACCGGCTCGCCGGGGGAGACGCTCCCTGGCTGCTCGGGGTCGTCGGTTTTGCGGGCCTCGCCCCGACGTTCTTCCTTGGGCCCGTGGCCGGGGTTTTCGTTGATCGCTGGGACCGGCATCGCGTTCTGGTCGTGACTCAGATCCTGTCGCTGCTGCAGTCGGCTGCGCTGGCGGGGGTTGCCTTCCACGGGGGATCGGGCTCGATCATGATCGGGCTGGTCGTGGCGCTCAGCCTGGCCCAGGGGGCGATCAACGCCTTCGACATGCCCGCTCGTCAGTCGCTTATGATCGAGATGGTCGGCCGTCGCGAGGACCTTCCCAGCGCGATCGCTTTGAACTCCTCGCTGGTCAACGGGGCGCGGCTGGTCGGGCCGGCGCTGGCCGGGATGGTAATCGCCCTCGTCGGCGAGGCCTGGTGCTTTGCGATCGACGCGATCAGCTACGTCGGCGTGGTCGCGGCCCTGCTGGCGATGCGACTCACCCCGAAGCCTCGCCCGCCAGCGACTGGTTCGGTTTTCGGCCGTCTGACCGAGGGGGCGCGATACGCCTTCGGGTTCCCGCCGATCCGGGCATTGCTTCTGCTGCTGGCCCAGGTCAGCTTCGCCACGATGCCCCAGTCGGTCCTGATGCCGGTCTTCGTCGCGAGGGTGCTCGGCGGCGGGCCTTATACGCTCGGCCTGCTCTCGGCGTCCCAGGGTTGCGGGGCTCTCGCCGGGGCTCTGTATCTGGCTTCGCGACCCTCCGTGCTGGGCCTGGGTCGGGTCGTCGTCGGGGCGACGCTCGTCCTGAGCCTTGGCCTCCTCGGGTTTTCTCAGTCCAGCTCGGTCTGGCTGTCGGCCGTCCTGATCGCGGCCGTCGGGGCGGGGATGATGGCCCACATGGCGGCGACGAACACCCTGATCCAGACGATGGTCGACGAGGACAAGCGAGGCCGGGTCATGGGCTTCTACGGGATGGCCTTCCAGGGCGTGGCCCCGTTCGGCAGCCTGCTGGGCGGATGGCTGGCCGGACGGTACGGATCCCGACCCGTCGTCCTGGGGGCGGGACTCGTCGTCATGGCCGGCGGCCTGACGTTCGCCACCCAACTGCCGAGGCTTCGACGCCATGCCCGACCCCTCTACAAGAAGCTCGGGATCCTTCCCAGCGATCGACCAGACGAAGTCGCCGCCGTCATGGCCTCACCCCCGGCCCTGAGAGAGACGGCGTGA